Below is a genomic region from Raphanus sativus cultivar WK10039 chromosome 4, ASM80110v3, whole genome shotgun sequence.
AATGTTGATTTTGCATCTAGCAGGATTGTAACCTCTCCCGACTAAGTCAGGAAGTCGAAGACAAAACCAAGCAGCTAAGGTATAGCATCATTTATATGTTTTGCAACTTTACATGTGTAGATGATGTGTGATTGTTACATATAGGTTTTAGAATCTATTTCATCTAAAAACGAAGTCATTTCATTTCCTGTGTAGATTCCTCgatgttttcttaataaattttaagaataatttCTTGAGTTCAGAAGAGTTTGATAGTTTGCAAATGTGACTCATTATTCtcacatttattaaaatatttgtagcTATCAACATCTAGTATAGGTGGATAAAACATTTGTTTGATAAGACATTATGCGCCGATATCTGGTTGGGTAATTTTTTGAATGAGGCCAACGAACTCTACAAAGATCTTTGGGTCGAGATCACCACAAAAGCAACCGTAATAGTTTAGGCGTTCTTAGATATTATAAGACATTAGTTTGTGTTCTTCGTATCCAATGTGAGGTTCTTTTTAATAGAACATCACCATTATTATTAGTGTATGCGCATTATGTGTGATGCGGGTCTAAATTTTCTCCTGGAATTGAATATATAAAGACAAATGATTACTAGATATGTTGTATTCTAACGTAAACAGAAAACTGAGAGGAGAGGATCTTGAAGGATTGAACTTAGAAGAGTTGCAGCGGCTGGAGAAACTGCTTGAATCCGGACTCAGCCGTGTGTCTGAGAAAAAGGTTCATTACTAGATATAGACTAATAGCATGCTTGTTTTCTTAACGTggcatatatatacaaaatgtgacattgttgttgttgttgttgttaactAGGGAGAATTTTTGATGAGCCAGATTTCTTCACTTGAGAAACGGGTTAGTAATGTACACTTCGTATTATGGACAATATACTGATTAACTAAGCagctatatataatttatgcaCATATTAACAAGTGGCGTAAATTCATGCAGGGATCAGAGTTGGTAGATGAGAATAAGAGACTGAGGGAGAGAGTATGGCTTTGTACCTATTGTAGCGAtcatttaatagttttaaaagtAATACAAATAAGTTAACTCgtgaatttaataaaaaaatattaggtaGTGACGTTGGAAATGGCTAAAACGATGGCGTTAAAGGAGGCTGTGGAGACAGAGTCGGCGACCACAAATGTGTCAAGCTATGAGAGTGGAGCTCCCCCAGAAGATGACTTCTCCGACACTTCCCTTAAGCTCGGGTATAATTGGTTCCAGtgtaaatacatttttaagGGTGGATGTTACTGATGTTGTGgatctttttgttttggttaaggCTTCCATCTTGGGAATGATACGGCGAGAGAAGAGTGCATGCAGAGAGAGTTGGTTTCGATGGGATGAAACAAATTTCAAGTCTTTCTTTTATCCTTTGAATAAATGTTGAAAAGAAATTGAGATGGGAAGAGTGAGTTCTCATTGCATTGTGGAGACTGTGAACAGGGTTCTCACATCGTGTTAGTGTCTTTTTTTTCCGTTTTAAAACTGTTTTGCACCGAAGAAAAATCATTCGACCCAATGTTGTCTTCATGTCTTGTATTCTTTATCGTCAACTCTTATCTATTTTCCTTTACTAGTACTTTATAACTTTCATAGTGTTAGAGCAACTTCatccctaaaaaaaaaaaaaagtttccaaacaaacatgAAGCAGAGATGTGACTTTGGAGGTGGCAAAGCGGAGAAACTAGCGCTAGCTAAATACCGCCAGGTAATTTGGCAAGAAAAGGTTTCAAACTCACAGCTCACAGATGAGGAGCTAAGAAACAAAGGTCGTTGCTCGTTGACACCGGAAGAGATTTGTTTTACTGCTCTCAGCTTTGGGTTTCACTAAAAACACCCGTCTCTATCTAGCTTCGCACCAGGTGTACGGAGGCGAAGCGAGAATCTCCACCCTGCCTAGATTCTTCCCGGTGTTGGAAAACAAGAATAGCCTAGCCTCTGCCGAGGAACTAGGGGAGAGCTTCTGTAGTGGATTATGACGTGAGTATGAAGAGCGATATCTTCATCTCTGCGTCTCCCGGGAATTATGCACAAAGCATTACTGGCGCGTAGAGCGTACTTGAATCTCAGGACCATAAATCCGAACATTATACTGTTGGGGCAGGTTTTAGTGAACAAGAGCTTAGGTTTGTCTGAGTTTGAAGGAGCAGTTTTGAATGGGCTACAAGAACAGGCAAGGCCAGCTTCGTTTAAGAAAACAGAAACGGGTCTATTTACACTTATCCAGCCAGCTCCTGATTGTATGTGTAAAGTAGCTTAAGCTTTCCTCTGATTGTCCACAATCTTTACCGattcttttgtctttttatcatataaattttatattacatCCCATAAATTATAAAAGTGGTATTTTATGGAagagaatcatttttttttgtttaaagcaGAAAAGGAATTTACTTTTGAGATTTTTGACTAGTCTTGCAGATTTGATCCTACAGATTTGATTCAGGTTgacaaattttcaaaatgttCAGTTTGTAATTggtttattctttttcttttaaacaaacattaaaccaaactaaaattaattaaaactatcgaaaatttaaatcaattaaaactgAAAACTGAAAACTTATATGTTAAAAAATCAGTAGTTCTACAAACCGAACTAACTAAATATAAACACAAATCAaattaaaccgaaccgaatttgTTTTTTGGTAGAATTCgcataattataaatttataagcaAATCTTACCCAGACCGAACAAACCGAACGTGCGGGATTAGTCTT
It encodes:
- the LOC108852002 gene encoding MADS-box protein AGL24; translated protein: MAREKRRIKKIDNITARQVTFSKRRRGIFKKADELSVLCDADVALIIFSATGKLFEFSSSRMRDILERYNLHASNINKVMSQPSPYQQDCNLSRLSQEVEDKTKQLRKLRGEDLEGLNLEELQRLEKLLESGLSRVSEKKGEFLMSQISSLEKRGSELVDENKRLRERVVTLEMAKTMALKEAVETESATTNVSSYESGAPPEDDFSDTSLKLGLPSWE